A section of the Triplophysa dalaica isolate WHDGS20190420 chromosome 8, ASM1584641v1, whole genome shotgun sequence genome encodes:
- the zgc:172182 gene encoding LOW QUALITY PROTEIN: coiled-coil domain-containing protein 89 (The sequence of the model RefSeq protein was modified relative to this genomic sequence to represent the inferred CDS: inserted 1 base in 1 codon), with protein MTPPQKTPTDLKTMIKDTKQDMEDVHQALEKLRSLSQDERTEAGALRSRIDEQSSLICILKQRADEMLQRCQALEKINAELENLRADVQEELENERKKSEMLEQRFMDLAANHRELINFKNEYKSQNAKLVKENERLTEEHEKLFSKELQEKEETILKLTRELKDLAEQHKRLETEYQEKTTGFQTKLKELINLHQIKEASLKSELNDTQKQLKTAVEMFAELDLKLRQSQEKEATRETETQVKLERLMEEKNELIDLSVQRGKMIQDKQAEIEELERKRLEADNGRLEAQRRFEKEAAAVNGDLKVKELQNALERAEVTCDELKKEFEAFKKYSSELLDKEKXLNCKLRHMVL; from the exons ATGACACCGCCTCAGAAAACCCCAACAGACCTGAAAACGATGATCAAAGACACTAAACAG GATATGGAAGATGTCCACCAAGCCCTGGAAAAACTCCGAAGCCTTTCCCAGGACGAACGGACGGAGGCAGGAGCTCTGCGCTCGAGAATCGACGAGCAGTCTTCTCTGATCTGCATTCTGAAACAGAGAGCGGACGAGATGCTTCAGCGCTGTCAGGCTCTGGAAAAGATCAACGCCGAGCTGGAAAACCTCAGAGCCGACGTGCAGGAAGAGCTGGAGAACGAGAGGAAGAAATCCGAAATGCTGGAGCAGAGATTCATGGATCTGGCCGCCAACCACAGAGAACTGATCAACttcaaaaatgaatacaaaagcCAAAATGCCAAGCTGGTGAAAGAAAACGAGAGACTCACGGAGGAACATGAAAAGCTTTTCAGCAAAGAGCTGCAGGAGAAAGAGGAGACCATCCTCAAACTGACCCGGGAGCTCAAGGACTTGGCCGAACAGCACAAGAGATTAGAAACAGAGTACCA GGAGAAAACAACAGGTTTCCAGACCAAACTGAAGGAGTTGATCAATCTCCATCAAATCAAAGAagcctctctgaaaagcgaaTTAAACGACACACAAAAGCAACTCAAGACTGCTGTAGAGATGTTTGCGG AGCTGGATCTCAAACTCAGACAAAGTCAAGAAAAAGAAGCGACGAGAGAAACGGAGACTCAAGTGAAGCTGGAAAGACTGATGGAGGAGAAGAACGAGCTCATTGATCTCTCGGTGCAACGAGGGAAAATGATACAG GACAAACAAGCGGAAATTGAGGagttggagagaaagagactggAAGCTGATAATGGACGATTGGAGGCACAGCGCAG GTTTGAAAAGGAAGCAGCAGCTGTGAACGGTGACTTAAAAGTGAAGGAGCTACAGAATGCTCTGGAGAGGGCGGAGGTGACGTGTGATGAGCTGAAGAAG gAGTTTGaggcatttaaaaagtacagcaGTGAACTGCTTGACAAGGAGA AATTAAACTGCAAACTGCGTCACATGGTCCTGTAA